A stretch of DNA from Arthrobacter jiangjiafuii:
AGCACGTCGGCGGATCCGTCGCCGGTTTCGGCGGCGAAGCCCACGATCAGCACCGGCCGGGCCGCTCCCCCGCCGGCTGCGGCTTCGGTGCGCCGCTGGACTGCCTCGGCCAGGATGTCGGGATTGCGGACCAGGGTGATCACCGGATCGGTGCCGTCGTCGCGCTTCTTGATCTTGGTGTCGGAGTTCGTATCCGGCCGGAAGTCCGCCACGGCCGCGGCCATGATCAGGACGTCGGAGCCGGGGGCGGCGCGGTGCACGGCGTCGCGCAGTTCCAGGGCGGTTTCCACCCGGGTGAGTTCCACGCCGTCGGGCGCCGGAATATCCATGTGGGCGGCGATGAAGCGGACATGCGCACCGGCATCCAGCGCGGCGCGGGCCAGTGCCGCGCCCTGCTTGCCGGAGGACCGGTTACCCAGGAACCGAACCGGATCCAGGGGCTCGCGGGTGCCGCCGGCGGTAACGGTGACGGTCTTGCCCAAAAGGCTGCCGGCTCCGGCGGGACGTGCCGCTGCGGAGCCGGCCGCTCCGGTGTCCTGTGCCGCTGCCATGGCTGCGGCAAAAATGGCTTCGGGCTCAGGGAGCCGTCCGGCGCCGGAATCGGTACCGGTCAGCCGGCCCACGGCGGGTTCCATGACAATGGCCCCGCGGCTGCGCAGCGTTTCAACGTTGGCGCGGGTGGCGGCGTGGTTCCACATTTCCGTATGCATGGCAGGCGCGAAAAACACGGGGCCGCGGGCCATCAGGAGAGTGTTGGTGAGCAGGTCGTTGGCCTGCCCCGCAGCAGCGCGCGCCAGAAGATCCGCGGTGGCCGGAGCCACGACGATGAGGTCCGCCTCGTGACCGAGACGGACATGGTTCACCTTCTCCACCTCGTCGAAAACCGAGCTGGAAACGGGATTGCCGGAAAGCGCCTCCCAGGTGGCCACCCCCACAAAGCGGGTGGAGGCCTCCGTGGGGATGACGGACACGTTGTGTCCTGCTTCAGTGAAAAGCCGCAGCAGCGACGCGGATTTGTAGGCGGCGATACCGCCGCCTACGCCCAAAACGATGCGCACCGCTGCTGCTCCTGACTCTGGCCGGTGGCCAGCTGTTACCGAAGTGGTGGTGCTTGATTACTCGGCGGACTCGACCGGGCGGCTGACGAGCATGCCCTCGTTGATTTCGCGCAGTGCGATCGACAGCGGCTTCTCGTTGAGCTTGGTTTCCACCAGCGGGCCGACGTACTCGAACAGGCCTTCGTGCAGCTGCGAGTAGTAGGCGTTGATCTGGCGGGCGCGCTTGGCGCCGTAAATGACCAGCGCGTACTTCGAGTCGGCTACGTTCAGCAGGTCGTCGATCGGCGGGTTGATGATGCCTTCAGAAACAGTAGACACAGATTCTCCAAAATTCTTTGTACGGGATAAAAGCGGTACGTCAGCGCAGGCGCGGACTGATTCCCATGAGTGATACAAGCTCAGCTGCAGCCCGCTGAACGTCATCATTTACCACGGTGTGATCGAACTCGGGCTCGGCAGCAAGCTCCAGTTTAGCGGTTTCCAGCCGTTGCTGCTGCTCTTCCGCCGTTTCTGTTCCGCGCCCCACCAGCCGGCGCACCATTTCGTCCCACGACGGCGGTGCCAGGAACACAAAATTTGCCTCCGGCATGGATGCTTTAACCTGTCGTGCGCCCTGCAGATCGATCTCCAGAAGCACCGACCGGCCCGCTTCCATGGCCTCTTCGACCTTGCTGCGCAGCGTGCCGTACCGGTTCTTTCCGTGGACTACCGCCCACTCGAGCATCTGCCCGTCCTCAACGAGGGAATCGAATTCCTCGGGTGAGACGAAGAAGTAATGCACGCCGTGTTCCTCCCCGGGCCGGGGCGGGCGGGTGGTGGCCGAAACGGAAAGCCACACTTCCGGGTAGTTGTCCCGGATAAACGTGGACACCGTGCCTTTGCCAACTGCGGTTGGACCTGCCAGAACTGTCAGCCGCGGTTGCGACACTGAGGACCTCACTTGCTCTCGTTATGATTCGGCCCCGACGTTGCGGCCGCATACGAGTTGCGGCCCTAGTCGGATTCCAAAAGTTCAATCAGCGCCTTGCGCTGGTGTACGCCCAAACCCCGCACTCTGCGGGTTGGAGCAATACCTACCGTAGTCATTATTCCAGCTGCGCGGCGCTCTCCGACGCCAGGCAGTGCCCGGAGCAGATCCACTACCTTCAGCCGGCCTACTGCTTCCTCGGAAGACCGGGAGAGAATGACCTCTTCGACGGACAATTCCCCCGTCTTGATCTTGGCTTTGATGTCAGCCCGGACGGACCGGGCGGCAGTCGCCTTTTCCCGGGCCCTGGTGCGTTCGTCTTCTGTCAGTGGCTTGAGGTTCAACAGACCCTCCCGGGCAAGGACTGGCCCGGCAGTGCTGCCATGGAAGGCGGCGACGGCGCCGGGGCGGTGCTGATGTATGGGGGTACGGTCTGAACCTAACCGCAATCCCGCCGCAATTGCAATGGCCGTACTACCCGGACAAACCGGCCAGGGTCCGCGCAGCAGCGTCCCGCAGCGCGGCCGGCGCCGGACCGGCCGCGAGGATGTCCCGGCTCGAGGTCGCCAGCACATTCGGGAACGCCGGACCGAAGGTGGCCCGCAGATCCGCTCCCGTGGCGCCCTGCGCGCCGAGGCCCGGAGCCAGGATGGGCGCCTGCGCCGCAGCCAGGTCCAGCCCAAGACCGGTGAGCGCCCGGCCGACCGTGGCGCCGACCACCAGCCCGGTCGAACCCAGGCCGGTCGAACCCAGGCCGGTCGAGCCCGGTCCGGGAGACCCCAGCTCCCGGCTGTTTTCCGCTGCCGCAGCCGCCACGATCCGGGCCGCCACCGATTGGTCCCCGCCCACATGCTGCACCGAGGCGCCCTCCGGGTTGGAGGTCAGGGCCAGGACAAACACGCCGCGTCCGGTTGCTGCGGCCAGGTCCAGCGCCGGTCGCAGCGATTCGAACCCCAGGTACGGGCTCAGCGTCACCGCGTCCGCTGCCAGGGCCGAACCGTCCCGCAGCCAGGCATCGGCGTAGCCGGCCATGGTGGAGCCAATGTCGCCGCGCTTGGCGTCGGCGATGCTGAGCACTCCGGCGTCGGCGCAGGCGGCCAGCAGCCGTTCCAGGACGGCGAGCCCGGCCGAGCCGTGCCGCTCAAACAGTGCCACCTGGGGTTTCACCGCAGCAACGTCCGCCCCCACCGCCTCGAGCACGGTGAGGGAAAAGCGCTCCAGGGACGCGGGGTCGTCGGCCAGGCCCCAGGCGGCCAGCAGCGCCGGATGCGGATCGATGCCGACACACAGCTGGCCGCGGGAATCCATGGCCGTCCGCAGGCGCGACCCGAACGGGACGCGCCCGGTGGAAGTCCCCACCGGCTGCTCAGGCACCGGTGGACGCCCGCAGCTTGGCGGCGTGCTCCTGCAGCGAGGTGACATCCCATTCGTAGGAGCGCATGGCCTCAATGGCCTGGACGGCGGCACCGAATTCGGAGACCGTGGTCACCACCGGGCAGCCGATGGACGTGGCTGCGGCGCGGATCTCATACCCGTCGCCGCGGGCCTGGCCGCCGGAAGGGGTGTTGACCACCAGGTTGATGTCACCGGCCGTGATCAGGTCCGCGACGGTGCCTTCACCGTTGGGTCCGGCCCCCTCGCTGACCTTGCGCACCGTGGTGGCCTGGATGCCGTTGCGGCGCAGGACCTCGGCAGTGCCGCCGGTGGAGAGGATCTCGAAGCCCAGGTCCACCATCAGCTTCACCGGCATGATGATGGAGCGCTTGTCCCGGTTTGCGACCGAGACGAAGATCTTCCCCTCGGTGGGCAGCGCCGAGTTGGCGGCGGCCTGGGACTTGGCGAAGGCGGTGTCGAAGTACTTGTCGATGCCCATGACTTCGCCGGTGGAGCGCATTTCCGGGCCGAGCAGGGAATCCACCACGGTGCCCTCCGGGGTGCGGAAGCGGCTGAACGGCAGTACTGCTTCCTTCACGGCCACGGGGGCGTCCAGCGGCAGCACGGAGCCGTCGCCGACGGCTGAGAGCTTCCCGGCCGCCCGCAGGTCCGCAATACTGGCGCCGGTGCCGATCAGCGCCGCGGCCTTGGCCAGCTGCACGCCGGTGGCCTTGGAGACAAAGGGCACGGTGCGGGAGGCTCGCGGGTTGGCTTCGATGACATAGAGCACGTCCGAGGCCAGCGCGAACTGGATGTTGATCAGGCCGCGCACGCCCACGCCGGCGGCAATGATGCGGGTGGCTTCGCGGACGCGGTCGACGACGTCGGTGCCCAGGGTGATCGGCGGCAGGACGCACGCCGAGTCGCCGGAGTGGATGCCGGCTTCCTCGATGTGCTCCATGATGCCGCCCACGTAGAGGTCGGTGCCGTCAAAGAGGGCGTCGACGTCGATCTCGATGGCGTCCTCGAGGAAGCGGTCCACCAGCACCGGGTGGTCCGGAGTGATCTCGGTGGCGTTGGCGATGTACCGGGAGAGGTTGGCCTCGTCGTAGACGATTTCCATGCCGCGGCCGCCCAGGACGTAGGACGGGCGGACCAGCACGGGGTAGCCGATTTCGTCGGCGATCTTCTTGGCGTCGTCGAAGGACACGGCGGTGCCGTTCTTCGGGGCAATCAGTCCGCCCTCGTCCAGCACATGCTGGAACGCGCCGCGGTGCTCGGCCAGGTCGATGGCTTCCGGGGAGGTGCCCAGGATCGGGACGCCGGCGTCGGCCAGGGCCTGCGCCAGCTTCAGCGGGGTCTGCCCGCCGAGCTGCACGAACACACCGAGCACTCCCCCGGTGCGCTGCTCGGCGGCGATGACCTCCAGGACGTCCTCCAGGGTGAGCGGCTCGAAGTAGAGCCGGTCGGAGATGTCGTAGTCGGTGGAAACGGTCTCCGGGTTGCAGTTGATCATCACTGTCTCGTACCCGGCCTCGCGCAGCGCCATGGTGGCGTGGACGCAGGAATAGTCGAACTCGATGCCCTGCCCGATCCGGTTCGGACCGGAGCCGAGGATGATGATGGACGGCTTTTCGTGCTGCGCCACCTCGTCCTCCTCGTCGTAGGAGGAGTAGTGGTACGGGGTGTACGCGGCGAACTCGGCAGCGCAGGTGTCCACCGTCTTATAGACCGGGCGGATGTCCAGGGCGTGCCGGACGCCGCGGATGACGGCCTCGGGGGTGTTGGTCAGCGCGCCGATCTGCTCATCGGAGAAGCCGTGCCGCTTGGCCAGGCGCAGGATCTCGGCGTTGACGGTTCCGGCACCGCGGATTTCCTCGGCCACCTCGTTGATCAGGACCAGCTGGTCCAAGTACCAGGGGTCGATGCCGGTGGCCTCGTAGAGGTCCTCCACCGTGGCTCCGCCCAGCAAGGCCTGCTGGACCTGCTTGAGCCGGTCCGTCGTCGGGCGCTTGGCCGCCTCGATCAGGGCCGGTACGGCGTCGGCAGCAACCGGGGCGAAGGTCAGCGAGGCACCCTTCTGCTCCAGGGAGCGCAGCGCCTTCTGCAGGGCCTCGGAGAAGTTGCGGCCGATGGCCATGGCCTCGCCGACGGACTTCATGGTGGTGGTCAGCGTGGGGTCGGCGGCCGGGAACTTCTCGAAGGCGAACCGCGGAACCTTGACCACTACGTAGTCCAGGGTCGGCTCGAAGGAGGCCGGGGTCTGCTTGGTGATGTCGTTCGGGATCTCGTCCAGCGTGTAGCCCAGGGCCAGCTTGGTGGCGATCTTGGCGATCGCGAAGCCGGTGGCCTTGGAGGCCAGTGCCGAGGAGCGGGAGACGCGCGGGTTCATTTCGATGACGACGACGCGGCCGGTGTCCGGTTCGATGGCGAACTGGATGTTGCAGCCGCCGGTGTCCACGCCCACCTCGCGGATCACGGCGATCGCGATGTTGCGCAGGTTCTGGTATTCGCGGTCGGTCAGGGTCATGGCCGGGGCCACGGTGATGGAGTCGCCGGTGTGTACGCCCACCGGGTCGAAGTTCTCGATGGAGCAGACCACCACAACGTTGTCGTTGCGGTCCCGCATCATTTCCAGCTCGTATTCCTTCCAGCCCAGGATGCTCTCTTCGAGGAGCACCTCGGAGGTGGGGCTGTACTGGATGCCGGCGCCGGCAATGCGGCGCAGGTCCTTCTCGTTGTAGGCCAGGCCGGAGCCCAGGCCGCCCATGGTGAAGGACGGACGGACCACCATCGGGTAGCCCAGTTCCTCCGCGGCGGCGAAGGCCTCGTCCATGCTGTGCACGATGATGGACTTCGCCGATTCGGCGCCGCAGCGCTCGACGACGCCCTTGAACTTCTCGCGGTCCTCGCCGAGTTCGATGGCGGCAATGTTGGCGCCGATCAGCTCCACGTTGTACTTGTCCAGGACGCCGTTCTTGTCCAGCGCAATGGCGGTGTTCAGGGCAGTCTGCCCGCCCATGGTGGGCAGGATCGCGTCGGGGCGTTCCTTGGCGATGATCTTCTCCACCACCTCGGGGGTGATGGGTTCCACGTAGGTGGCATCGGCGAATTCAGGGTCGGTCATGATGGTGGCCGGGTTGGAATTCACCAGGATGACCCGCAGGCCCTCCTCCCGCAGCACGCGCAGCGCCTGGGTGCCGGAGTAGTCGAATTCCGCGGCCTGGCCGATGACGATCGGACCGGAGCCGATGACCAGGACGGACTTGAGGTCGGTTCTGCGGGGCATTAGTTCGATTCCTTGATCTTGCTGGCGGCGTTCTTGCTGGAGTCCATGAGGTCCACGAAGCGGTCGAACAGGTACGCGGAGTCATGCGGGCCGGCGGCGGCTTCGGGGTGGTACTGCACCGAGAACGCCGGGATGTCCAGGCAGGCCAGGCCTTCCACGACGTCGTCGTTCAGGGACACGTGGCTGACCTCGACCCGGCCGTACCGGGCTTCGGGGGCGGTGACGGGACCGTCCAGCGGAGCGTCAACGGCGAAGCCGTGGTTCTGGCTGGTGATTTCCACCTTGCCGGTGCGCCGGTCCAGGACCGGCTGGTTGATGCCGCGGTGTCCGTAGCGCAGCTTGTACGTGCCAAAGCCCAGCGCGCGGCCCAGGATCTGGTTGCCGAAGCAGATGCCGAAGAACGGGGTGCCGGTATCGAGCACGCCGCGCAGCAGCTGAACCTGCACGTCGGCGGTGGCGGGGTCGCCGGGTCCGTTGGACATGAACACGCCGTCCGGGTCCAGGGCGGTGACTTCGGCCAGGGTGGCGGTGGCGGGCAGCACGTGCACCCGCACCCCGCGCTCGGCGAAGCGGACCGGGGTCATGGATTTGATGCCCAGGTCCAGGGCGGCGACGGTGAAGCGGGGTTCGCCCTCCCAGCCGTGGTCCTTCGGGTCGATGACGTAGGCGGCGTCCACGCTGACTTCCTCGGCCAGGCGGGCGCCGGCCATGGACTCCTGCCCCAGGACGTCGGCGAGCAGCTCGGCGTCCGGGCGCTGCGCGGCGGCACCGGAGAAGATGCCGGCCTTCATGGCGCCGCGTTCGCGCAGGTGGCGGGTCACGGCGCGGGTGTCGACGCCGGAGATGCCGACGACGCCCTGGGCGCTAAGCTCCTCGTCCAGGCTGCGCTCGGAGCGCCAGTTCGACGGACGGCGGGCGGCGTCGCGCACGATGTACCCGGCCACCCAGATGCGCCGGGACTCGGCGTCGTCGGTGTTCACTCCGGTGTTGCCGATGTGGGGTGCGGTCTGCACCACCAGCTGGCGGGCGTAGGAGGGATCGGTGATGGTTTCCTGGTAGCCGGTCATGCCGGTGGCGAAGACGGCCTCGCCCAGGGCGGTGCCCTCGGCACCGTAGCGCCGGCCACGGAAGGTGCGGCCGTCTTCAAGCATCAAAACAGCTGCGGTGGGGGTCGGTGTGTGCTGCACGGTCACAGTTGTTCCTCGCTTGTTTCCGCCGGGTCGACCGGCAGGAGTTCGGTGATGGCTGATACCAGGGGTGTTTTGTCTTCGGCGCTGCGGGTGCGGAATCCGGTGTCCACGGCTGTGGAGCCGAGCATCCAGGTCACGATGACCAGGCCTTCCTTTTCCACGAACTTGCCGGCCATGCCGCGTTCCAGGCGCACTGCTTCCAGATCGGCCCGCGGAATCCAGACGTCGGGGGCGCCGCTGCGGACAATCAGCAGGCCCTCGTCGAAGACGGCGGCGGTGGCATTGGATTTGACGCCCAGGCCGTACACGGCAATCCGGTCCAGCCAGTCGCCGGCGGTGGTGGTGCAGACGTACTGGCCCAGGGCCTGGAAGCGGGGTTCCTCGAGGCCGTCGGGCATGGGGACCGGTCGCGGGACGCCCTGCTGGCGTTTCCGGCGGCCACGCCACCCCAGGGCGAACAGGCCCAGGAGAAGCACGATCAGGGCAAGCGTGCCCAAGGCGAATATCAGCCGATCCATGCGGACTCCTCTGAAGAAACGGGATGAGGTGTGTTCAGGGCGGCATCCAGGACCGTCGGGTGGCCGGCAAAGAAGGTTGCCCGCACAACGCCGGGCAGTTCCAACCCGGCAAACGGTGAGTTGCGCCCCTTTGAAGCCATCTTATTCGGGTCCACGATGCGAACCGCAGACGGGTCGACCAATATGACGTTGGCCGGTTCGCCCGGTTCCAGCGGCCTGCCCTGTGTTTCGACGGCGCCAATGGCCGCCGGGGTGATGGAGGTCACGCGGGCGAAGCCCTCCCAGTCCATCAGGCCGGTGTCGATCATGGCGTGCTGGATAACCGAGAGTGCGGTCTCCAGCCCGGTCATGCCCATGGCCGCCTGCGCCCATTCGCATTCCTTGTGTTCGGACGGATGGGGGGCGTGGTCGGTGCCGACAATGTCGATGGTGCCGTCGGCCAGCCCGCGGCGCAGCGCCTGCACATCGGCCCCGGTGCGCAGCGGCGGGTTGACCTTGTAGACCGGGTCGTAGCTGCGGACCAGG
This window harbors:
- the coaBC gene encoding bifunctional phosphopantothenoylcysteine decarboxylase/phosphopantothenate--cysteine ligase CoaBC, which produces MRIVLGVGGGIAAYKSASLLRLFTEAGHNVSVIPTEASTRFVGVATWEALSGNPVSSSVFDEVEKVNHVRLGHEADLIVVAPATADLLARAAAGQANDLLTNTLLMARGPVFFAPAMHTEMWNHAATRANVETLRSRGAIVMEPAVGRLTGTDSGAGRLPEPEAIFAAAMAAAQDTGAAGSAAARPAGAGSLLGKTVTVTAGGTREPLDPVRFLGNRSSGKQGAALARAALDAGAHVRFIAAHMDIPAPDGVELTRVETALELRDAVHRAAPGSDVLIMAAAVADFRPDTNSDTKIKKRDDGTDPVITLVRNPDILAEAVQRRTEAAAGGGAARPVLIVGFAAETGDGSADVLDYGRQKLVRKGCDLLVLNRVGTSLVFGQDTTEVTLLSPQDSESVPAPTYAGTKMEIAHRIVARVAQELDAAVVPVR
- the rpoZ gene encoding DNA-directed RNA polymerase subunit omega; its protein translation is MSTVSEGIINPPIDDLLNVADSKYALVIYGAKRARQINAYYSQLHEGLFEYVGPLVETKLNEKPLSIALREINEGMLVSRPVESAE
- the gmk gene encoding guanylate kinase, whose product is MSQPRLTVLAGPTAVGKGTVSTFIRDNYPEVWLSVSATTRPPRPGEEHGVHYFFVSPEEFDSLVEDGQMLEWAVVHGKNRYGTLRSKVEEAMEAGRSVLLEIDLQGARQVKASMPEANFVFLAPPSWDEMVRRLVGRGTETAEEQQQRLETAKLELAAEPEFDHTVVNDDVQRAAAELVSLMGISPRLR
- the mihF gene encoding integration host factor, actinobacterial type, which produces MNLKPLTEDERTRAREKATAARSVRADIKAKIKTGELSVEEVILSRSSEEAVGRLKVVDLLRALPGVGERRAAGIMTTVGIAPTRRVRGLGVHQRKALIELLESD
- the pyrF gene encoding orotidine-5'-phosphate decarboxylase; this encodes MPEQPVGTSTGRVPFGSRLRTAMDSRGQLCVGIDPHPALLAAWGLADDPASLERFSLTVLEAVGADVAAVKPQVALFERHGSAGLAVLERLLAACADAGVLSIADAKRGDIGSTMAGYADAWLRDGSALAADAVTLSPYLGFESLRPALDLAAATGRGVFVLALTSNPEGASVQHVGGDQSVAARIVAAAAAENSRELGSPGPGSTGLGSTGLGSTGLVVGATVGRALTGLGLDLAAAQAPILAPGLGAQGATGADLRATFGPAFPNVLATSSRDILAAGPAPAALRDAAARTLAGLSG
- the carB gene encoding carbamoyl-phosphate synthase large subunit; its protein translation is MPRRTDLKSVLVIGSGPIVIGQAAEFDYSGTQALRVLREEGLRVILVNSNPATIMTDPEFADATYVEPITPEVVEKIIAKERPDAILPTMGGQTALNTAIALDKNGVLDKYNVELIGANIAAIELGEDREKFKGVVERCGAESAKSIIVHSMDEAFAAAEELGYPMVVRPSFTMGGLGSGLAYNEKDLRRIAGAGIQYSPTSEVLLEESILGWKEYELEMMRDRNDNVVVVCSIENFDPVGVHTGDSITVAPAMTLTDREYQNLRNIAIAVIREVGVDTGGCNIQFAIEPDTGRVVVIEMNPRVSRSSALASKATGFAIAKIATKLALGYTLDEIPNDITKQTPASFEPTLDYVVVKVPRFAFEKFPAADPTLTTTMKSVGEAMAIGRNFSEALQKALRSLEQKGASLTFAPVAADAVPALIEAAKRPTTDRLKQVQQALLGGATVEDLYEATGIDPWYLDQLVLINEVAEEIRGAGTVNAEILRLAKRHGFSDEQIGALTNTPEAVIRGVRHALDIRPVYKTVDTCAAEFAAYTPYHYSSYDEEDEVAQHEKPSIIILGSGPNRIGQGIEFDYSCVHATMALREAGYETVMINCNPETVSTDYDISDRLYFEPLTLEDVLEVIAAEQRTGGVLGVFVQLGGQTPLKLAQALADAGVPILGTSPEAIDLAEHRGAFQHVLDEGGLIAPKNGTAVSFDDAKKIADEIGYPVLVRPSYVLGGRGMEIVYDEANLSRYIANATEITPDHPVLVDRFLEDAIEIDVDALFDGTDLYVGGIMEHIEEAGIHSGDSACVLPPITLGTDVVDRVREATRIIAAGVGVRGLINIQFALASDVLYVIEANPRASRTVPFVSKATGVQLAKAAALIGTGASIADLRAAGKLSAVGDGSVLPLDAPVAVKEAVLPFSRFRTPEGTVVDSLLGPEMRSTGEVMGIDKYFDTAFAKSQAAANSALPTEGKIFVSVANRDKRSIIMPVKLMVDLGFEILSTGGTAEVLRRNGIQATTVRKVSEGAGPNGEGTVADLITAGDINLVVNTPSGGQARGDGYEIRAAATSIGCPVVTTVSEFGAAVQAIEAMRSYEWDVTSLQEHAAKLRASTGA
- the carA gene encoding glutamine-hydrolyzing carbamoyl-phosphate synthase small subunit, with amino-acid sequence MLEDGRTFRGRRYGAEGTALGEAVFATGMTGYQETITDPSYARQLVVQTAPHIGNTGVNTDDAESRRIWVAGYIVRDAARRPSNWRSERSLDEELSAQGVVGISGVDTRAVTRHLRERGAMKAGIFSGAAAQRPDAELLADVLGQESMAGARLAEEVSVDAAYVIDPKDHGWEGEPRFTVAALDLGIKSMTPVRFAERGVRVHVLPATATLAEVTALDPDGVFMSNGPGDPATADVQVQLLRGVLDTGTPFFGICFGNQILGRALGFGTYKLRYGHRGINQPVLDRRTGKVEITSQNHGFAVDAPLDGPVTAPEARYGRVEVSHVSLNDDVVEGLACLDIPAFSVQYHPEAAAGPHDSAYLFDRFVDLMDSSKNAASKIKESN